In Zalophus californianus isolate mZalCal1 chromosome 4, mZalCal1.pri.v2, whole genome shotgun sequence, the following proteins share a genomic window:
- the PUF60 gene encoding poly(U)-binding-splicing factor PUF60 isoform X1: protein MATATIALVNGQQGGGSEPAAAVVAAGDKWKPPQQGTDSIKMENGQSTAAKLGLPPLTPEQQEALQKAKKYAMEQSIKSVLVKQTIAHQQQQLTNLQMAAVTMGFGDPLSPLQSMAAQRQRALAIMCRVYVGSIYYELGEDTIRQAFAPFGPIKSIDMSWDSVTMKHKGFAFVEYEVPEAAQLALEQMNSVMLGGRNIKVGRPSNIGQAQPIIDQLAEEARAFNRIYVASVHQDLSDDDIKSVFEAFGKIKSCTLARDPTTGKHKGYGFIEYEKAQSSQDAVSSMNLFDLGGQYLRVGKAVTPPMPLLTPATPGGLPPAAAVAAAAATAKITAQEAVAGAAVLGTLATPGLVSPALTLAQPLGALPQAVMAAQAPGVITGVTPARPPIPVTIPSVGVVNPILASPPTLGLLEPKKEKEEEELFPESERPEMLSEQEHMSISGSSARHMVMQKLLRKQESTVMVLRNMVDPKDIDDDLEGEVTEECGKFGAVNRVIIYQEKQGEEEDAEIIVKIFVEFSIASETHKAIQALNGRWFAGRKVVAEVYDQERFDNSDLSA from the exons ATGGCGACGGCGACCATAGCTCTC GTCAATGGCCAGCAAGGAGGGGGGTCCGAGCCGGCGGCGGCAGTGGTGGCAGCGGGAGACAAATGGAAACCTCCACAG cAGGGGACGGACTCCATCAAGATGGAGAACGGGCAGAGCACAGCCGCGAAGCTGGGACTGCCTCCTCTGACGCCCGAGCAGCAGGAGGCCCTCCAGAAG GCCAAGAAGTACGCCATGGAGCAGAGCATCAAGAGCGTGCTGGTGAAGCAGACCATCGcgcaccagcagcagcagcttaCCAACCTGCAG ATGGCAGCAGTGACAATGGGCTTTGGAGATCCTCTCTCACCTTTGCAATCG ATGGCAGCTCAGCGGCAACGGGCACTGGCCATCATGTGCCGGGTCTACGTGGGTTCCATCTACTATGAGCTTGGGGAGGACACCATTCGCCAGGCTTTTGCTCCCTTTGGACCCATCAAGAGCATTGACATGTCCTGGGACTCTGTCACCATGAAGCACAAG GGCTTTGCCTTTGTGGAGTATGAGGTCCCAGAAGCCGCACAGCTCGCCTTGGAGCAGATGAACTCGGTGATGCTAGGAGGCAGGAACATTAAG gtGGGCAGACCCAGCAACATAGGGCAGGCCCAGCCTATCATAGACCAGCTGGCTGAGGAGGCACGAGCTTTCAACCGCATCTATGTGGCTTCTGTGCACCAGGACCTTTCAGATGATGACATCAAGAGTGTATTTGAGGCCTTCGGCAAGATCAAATCTTGCACGCTCGCCCGGGACCCTACAACTGGCAAGCACAAAGGTTACGGTTTCATTG AGTACGAAAAGGCTCAGTCGTCCCAGGATGCCGTGTCTTCCATGAACCTGTTTGACCTGGGTGGCCAGTACTTGCGAGTGGGCAAGGCTGTCACCCCCCCAATGCCCCTGCTTACACCTGCCACACCTGGAGGCCTCCCACCTGCTGCTGCTGTGGCTGCAGCTGCAGCCACAGCCAAGATCACAGCTCAG GAAGCAGTGGCTGGAGCAGCGGTGCTGGGTACCCTGGCCACGCCTGGACTGGTATCCCCTGCACTGACTCTGGCCCAGCCTCTGGGGGCTTTGCCCCAGGCTGTCATGGCTGCCCAGGCCCCAGGAGTCATCACAG GTGTGACCCCAGCCCGGCCTCCCATTCCGGTCACCATCCCCTCTGTGGGAGTGGTAAACCCCATCCTGGCCAGCCCTCCAACGCTGGGTCTCCTGGAGCccaagaaggagaaggaggaggaggagctgttTCCCGAGTCAGAGCGGCCAGAGATGCTGAGTGAGCAGGAGCACATGAGCATCTCGGGCAGCAGCGCCCGCCACATGGTGATGCAGAAGCTGCTCCGCAAACAGGAG tcCACAGTGATGGTTCTGCGTAACATGGTGGACCCCAAGGACATCGACGATGACCTGGAGGGGGAGGTGACCGAGGAGTGTGGCAAGTTTGGTGCTGTCAACCGCGTCATCATCTACCAGGAGAAGCAGGGCGAGGAGGAGGATGCGGAGATCATTGTCAAGATTTTTGTGGAGTTTTCCATAGCCTCCGAGACTCACAAGGCTATCCAGGCCCTCAACGGGCGCTGGTTTGCTGGCCGCAAGGTGGTGGCTGAAGTGTACGACCAGGAGCGTTTTGATAACAGTGACCTTTCTGCGTGA
- the PUF60 gene encoding poly(U)-binding-splicing factor PUF60 isoform X9 — protein sequence MATATIALGTDSIKMENGQSTAAKLGLPPLTPEQQEALQKAKKYAMEQSIKSVLVKQTIAHQQQQLTNLQMAAQRQRALAIMCRVYVGSIYYELGEDTIRQAFAPFGPIKSIDMSWDSVTMKHKGFAFVEYEVPEAAQLALEQMNSVMLGGRNIKVGRPSNIGQAQPIIDQLAEEARAFNRIYVASVHQDLSDDDIKSVFEAFGKIKSCTLARDPTTGKHKGYGFIEYEKAQSSQDAVSSMNLFDLGGQYLRVGKAVTPPMPLLTPATPGGLPPAAAVAAAAATAKITAQEAVAGAAVLGTLATPGLVSPALTLAQPLGALPQAVMAAQAPGVITGVTPARPPIPVTIPSVGVVNPILASPPTLGLLEPKKEKEEEELFPESERPEMLSEQEHMSISGSSARHMVMQKLLRKQESTVMVLRNMVDPKDIDDDLEGEVTEECGKFGAVNRVIIYQEKQGEEEDAEIIVKIFVEFSIASETHKAIQALNGRWFAGRKVVAEVYDQERFDNSDLSA from the exons ATGGCGACGGCGACCATAGCTCTC GGGACGGACTCCATCAAGATGGAGAACGGGCAGAGCACAGCCGCGAAGCTGGGACTGCCTCCTCTGACGCCCGAGCAGCAGGAGGCCCTCCAGAAG GCCAAGAAGTACGCCATGGAGCAGAGCATCAAGAGCGTGCTGGTGAAGCAGACCATCGcgcaccagcagcagcagcttaCCAACCTGCAG ATGGCAGCTCAGCGGCAACGGGCACTGGCCATCATGTGCCGGGTCTACGTGGGTTCCATCTACTATGAGCTTGGGGAGGACACCATTCGCCAGGCTTTTGCTCCCTTTGGACCCATCAAGAGCATTGACATGTCCTGGGACTCTGTCACCATGAAGCACAAG GGCTTTGCCTTTGTGGAGTATGAGGTCCCAGAAGCCGCACAGCTCGCCTTGGAGCAGATGAACTCGGTGATGCTAGGAGGCAGGAACATTAAG gtGGGCAGACCCAGCAACATAGGGCAGGCCCAGCCTATCATAGACCAGCTGGCTGAGGAGGCACGAGCTTTCAACCGCATCTATGTGGCTTCTGTGCACCAGGACCTTTCAGATGATGACATCAAGAGTGTATTTGAGGCCTTCGGCAAGATCAAATCTTGCACGCTCGCCCGGGACCCTACAACTGGCAAGCACAAAGGTTACGGTTTCATTG AGTACGAAAAGGCTCAGTCGTCCCAGGATGCCGTGTCTTCCATGAACCTGTTTGACCTGGGTGGCCAGTACTTGCGAGTGGGCAAGGCTGTCACCCCCCCAATGCCCCTGCTTACACCTGCCACACCTGGAGGCCTCCCACCTGCTGCTGCTGTGGCTGCAGCTGCAGCCACAGCCAAGATCACAGCTCAG GAAGCAGTGGCTGGAGCAGCGGTGCTGGGTACCCTGGCCACGCCTGGACTGGTATCCCCTGCACTGACTCTGGCCCAGCCTCTGGGGGCTTTGCCCCAGGCTGTCATGGCTGCCCAGGCCCCAGGAGTCATCACAG GTGTGACCCCAGCCCGGCCTCCCATTCCGGTCACCATCCCCTCTGTGGGAGTGGTAAACCCCATCCTGGCCAGCCCTCCAACGCTGGGTCTCCTGGAGCccaagaaggagaaggaggaggaggagctgttTCCCGAGTCAGAGCGGCCAGAGATGCTGAGTGAGCAGGAGCACATGAGCATCTCGGGCAGCAGCGCCCGCCACATGGTGATGCAGAAGCTGCTCCGCAAACAGGAG tcCACAGTGATGGTTCTGCGTAACATGGTGGACCCCAAGGACATCGACGATGACCTGGAGGGGGAGGTGACCGAGGAGTGTGGCAAGTTTGGTGCTGTCAACCGCGTCATCATCTACCAGGAGAAGCAGGGCGAGGAGGAGGATGCGGAGATCATTGTCAAGATTTTTGTGGAGTTTTCCATAGCCTCCGAGACTCACAAGGCTATCCAGGCCCTCAACGGGCGCTGGTTTGCTGGCCGCAAGGTGGTGGCTGAAGTGTACGACCAGGAGCGTTTTGATAACAGTGACCTTTCTGCGTGA
- the PUF60 gene encoding poly(U)-binding-splicing factor PUF60 isoform X3, protein MATATIALVNGQQGGGSEPAAAVVAAGDKWKPPQGTDSIKMENGQSTAAKLGLPPLTPEQQEALQKAKKYAMEQSIKSVLVKQTIAHQQQQLTNLQMAAVTMGFGDPLSPLQSMAAQRQRALAIMCRVYVGSIYYELGEDTIRQAFAPFGPIKSIDMSWDSVTMKHKGFAFVEYEVPEAAQLALEQMNSVMLGGRNIKVGRPSNIGQAQPIIDQLAEEARAFNRIYVASVHQDLSDDDIKSVFEAFGKIKSCTLARDPTTGKHKGYGFIEYEKAQSSQDAVSSMNLFDLGGQYLRVGKAVTPPMPLLTPATPGGLPPAAAVAAAAATAKITAQEAVAGAAVLGTLATPGLVSPALTLAQPLGALPQAVMAAQAPGVITGVTPARPPIPVTIPSVGVVNPILASPPTLGLLEPKKEKEEEELFPESERPEMLSEQEHMSISGSSARHMVMQKLLRKQESTVMVLRNMVDPKDIDDDLEGEVTEECGKFGAVNRVIIYQEKQGEEEDAEIIVKIFVEFSIASETHKAIQALNGRWFAGRKVVAEVYDQERFDNSDLSA, encoded by the exons ATGGCGACGGCGACCATAGCTCTC GTCAATGGCCAGCAAGGAGGGGGGTCCGAGCCGGCGGCGGCAGTGGTGGCAGCGGGAGACAAATGGAAACCTCCACAG GGGACGGACTCCATCAAGATGGAGAACGGGCAGAGCACAGCCGCGAAGCTGGGACTGCCTCCTCTGACGCCCGAGCAGCAGGAGGCCCTCCAGAAG GCCAAGAAGTACGCCATGGAGCAGAGCATCAAGAGCGTGCTGGTGAAGCAGACCATCGcgcaccagcagcagcagcttaCCAACCTGCAG ATGGCAGCAGTGACAATGGGCTTTGGAGATCCTCTCTCACCTTTGCAATCG ATGGCAGCTCAGCGGCAACGGGCACTGGCCATCATGTGCCGGGTCTACGTGGGTTCCATCTACTATGAGCTTGGGGAGGACACCATTCGCCAGGCTTTTGCTCCCTTTGGACCCATCAAGAGCATTGACATGTCCTGGGACTCTGTCACCATGAAGCACAAG GGCTTTGCCTTTGTGGAGTATGAGGTCCCAGAAGCCGCACAGCTCGCCTTGGAGCAGATGAACTCGGTGATGCTAGGAGGCAGGAACATTAAG gtGGGCAGACCCAGCAACATAGGGCAGGCCCAGCCTATCATAGACCAGCTGGCTGAGGAGGCACGAGCTTTCAACCGCATCTATGTGGCTTCTGTGCACCAGGACCTTTCAGATGATGACATCAAGAGTGTATTTGAGGCCTTCGGCAAGATCAAATCTTGCACGCTCGCCCGGGACCCTACAACTGGCAAGCACAAAGGTTACGGTTTCATTG AGTACGAAAAGGCTCAGTCGTCCCAGGATGCCGTGTCTTCCATGAACCTGTTTGACCTGGGTGGCCAGTACTTGCGAGTGGGCAAGGCTGTCACCCCCCCAATGCCCCTGCTTACACCTGCCACACCTGGAGGCCTCCCACCTGCTGCTGCTGTGGCTGCAGCTGCAGCCACAGCCAAGATCACAGCTCAG GAAGCAGTGGCTGGAGCAGCGGTGCTGGGTACCCTGGCCACGCCTGGACTGGTATCCCCTGCACTGACTCTGGCCCAGCCTCTGGGGGCTTTGCCCCAGGCTGTCATGGCTGCCCAGGCCCCAGGAGTCATCACAG GTGTGACCCCAGCCCGGCCTCCCATTCCGGTCACCATCCCCTCTGTGGGAGTGGTAAACCCCATCCTGGCCAGCCCTCCAACGCTGGGTCTCCTGGAGCccaagaaggagaaggaggaggaggagctgttTCCCGAGTCAGAGCGGCCAGAGATGCTGAGTGAGCAGGAGCACATGAGCATCTCGGGCAGCAGCGCCCGCCACATGGTGATGCAGAAGCTGCTCCGCAAACAGGAG tcCACAGTGATGGTTCTGCGTAACATGGTGGACCCCAAGGACATCGACGATGACCTGGAGGGGGAGGTGACCGAGGAGTGTGGCAAGTTTGGTGCTGTCAACCGCGTCATCATCTACCAGGAGAAGCAGGGCGAGGAGGAGGATGCGGAGATCATTGTCAAGATTTTTGTGGAGTTTTCCATAGCCTCCGAGACTCACAAGGCTATCCAGGCCCTCAACGGGCGCTGGTTTGCTGGCCGCAAGGTGGTGGCTGAAGTGTACGACCAGGAGCGTTTTGATAACAGTGACCTTTCTGCGTGA
- the PUF60 gene encoding poly(U)-binding-splicing factor PUF60 isoform X5 — translation MATATIALVNGQQGGGSEPAAAVVAAGDKWKPPQGTDSIKMENGQSTAAKLGLPPLTPEQQEALQKAKKYAMEQSIKSVLVKQTIAHQQQQLTNLQMAAQRQRALAIMCRVYVGSIYYELGEDTIRQAFAPFGPIKSIDMSWDSVTMKHKGFAFVEYEVPEAAQLALEQMNSVMLGGRNIKVGRPSNIGQAQPIIDQLAEEARAFNRIYVASVHQDLSDDDIKSVFEAFGKIKSCTLARDPTTGKHKGYGFIEYEKAQSSQDAVSSMNLFDLGGQYLRVGKAVTPPMPLLTPATPGGLPPAAAVAAAAATAKITAQEAVAGAAVLGTLATPGLVSPALTLAQPLGALPQAVMAAQAPGVITGVTPARPPIPVTIPSVGVVNPILASPPTLGLLEPKKEKEEEELFPESERPEMLSEQEHMSISGSSARHMVMQKLLRKQESTVMVLRNMVDPKDIDDDLEGEVTEECGKFGAVNRVIIYQEKQGEEEDAEIIVKIFVEFSIASETHKAIQALNGRWFAGRKVVAEVYDQERFDNSDLSA, via the exons ATGGCGACGGCGACCATAGCTCTC GTCAATGGCCAGCAAGGAGGGGGGTCCGAGCCGGCGGCGGCAGTGGTGGCAGCGGGAGACAAATGGAAACCTCCACAG GGGACGGACTCCATCAAGATGGAGAACGGGCAGAGCACAGCCGCGAAGCTGGGACTGCCTCCTCTGACGCCCGAGCAGCAGGAGGCCCTCCAGAAG GCCAAGAAGTACGCCATGGAGCAGAGCATCAAGAGCGTGCTGGTGAAGCAGACCATCGcgcaccagcagcagcagcttaCCAACCTGCAG ATGGCAGCTCAGCGGCAACGGGCACTGGCCATCATGTGCCGGGTCTACGTGGGTTCCATCTACTATGAGCTTGGGGAGGACACCATTCGCCAGGCTTTTGCTCCCTTTGGACCCATCAAGAGCATTGACATGTCCTGGGACTCTGTCACCATGAAGCACAAG GGCTTTGCCTTTGTGGAGTATGAGGTCCCAGAAGCCGCACAGCTCGCCTTGGAGCAGATGAACTCGGTGATGCTAGGAGGCAGGAACATTAAG gtGGGCAGACCCAGCAACATAGGGCAGGCCCAGCCTATCATAGACCAGCTGGCTGAGGAGGCACGAGCTTTCAACCGCATCTATGTGGCTTCTGTGCACCAGGACCTTTCAGATGATGACATCAAGAGTGTATTTGAGGCCTTCGGCAAGATCAAATCTTGCACGCTCGCCCGGGACCCTACAACTGGCAAGCACAAAGGTTACGGTTTCATTG AGTACGAAAAGGCTCAGTCGTCCCAGGATGCCGTGTCTTCCATGAACCTGTTTGACCTGGGTGGCCAGTACTTGCGAGTGGGCAAGGCTGTCACCCCCCCAATGCCCCTGCTTACACCTGCCACACCTGGAGGCCTCCCACCTGCTGCTGCTGTGGCTGCAGCTGCAGCCACAGCCAAGATCACAGCTCAG GAAGCAGTGGCTGGAGCAGCGGTGCTGGGTACCCTGGCCACGCCTGGACTGGTATCCCCTGCACTGACTCTGGCCCAGCCTCTGGGGGCTTTGCCCCAGGCTGTCATGGCTGCCCAGGCCCCAGGAGTCATCACAG GTGTGACCCCAGCCCGGCCTCCCATTCCGGTCACCATCCCCTCTGTGGGAGTGGTAAACCCCATCCTGGCCAGCCCTCCAACGCTGGGTCTCCTGGAGCccaagaaggagaaggaggaggaggagctgttTCCCGAGTCAGAGCGGCCAGAGATGCTGAGTGAGCAGGAGCACATGAGCATCTCGGGCAGCAGCGCCCGCCACATGGTGATGCAGAAGCTGCTCCGCAAACAGGAG tcCACAGTGATGGTTCTGCGTAACATGGTGGACCCCAAGGACATCGACGATGACCTGGAGGGGGAGGTGACCGAGGAGTGTGGCAAGTTTGGTGCTGTCAACCGCGTCATCATCTACCAGGAGAAGCAGGGCGAGGAGGAGGATGCGGAGATCATTGTCAAGATTTTTGTGGAGTTTTCCATAGCCTCCGAGACTCACAAGGCTATCCAGGCCCTCAACGGGCGCTGGTTTGCTGGCCGCAAGGTGGTGGCTGAAGTGTACGACCAGGAGCGTTTTGATAACAGTGACCTTTCTGCGTGA
- the PUF60 gene encoding poly(U)-binding-splicing factor PUF60 isoform X4, whose product MENGQSTAAKLGLPPLTPEQQEALQKAKKYAMEQSIKSVLVKQTIAHQQQQLTNLQMAAQRQRALAIMCRVYVGSIYYELGEDTIRQAFAPFGPIKSIDMSWDSVTMKHKGFAFVEYEVPEAAQLALEQMNSVMLGGRNIKVGRPSNIGQAQPIIDQLAEEARAFNRIYVASVHQDLSDDDIKSVFEAFGKIKSCTLARDPTTGKHKGYGFIEYEKAQSSQDAVSSMNLFDLGGQYLRVGKAVTPPMPLLTPATPGGLPPAAAVAAAAATAKITAQEAVAGAAVLGTLATPGLVSPALTLAQPLGALPQAVMAAQAPGVITGVTPARPPIPVTIPSVGVVNPILASPPTLGLLEPKKEKEEEELFPESERPEMLSEQEHMSISGSSARHMVMQKLLRKQESTVMVLRNMVDPKDIDDDLEGEVTEECGKFGAVNRVIIYQEKQGEEEDAEIIVKIFVEFSIASETHKAIQALNGRWFAGRKVVAEVYDQERFDNSDLSA is encoded by the exons ATGGAGAACGGGCAGAGCACAGCCGCGAAGCTGGGACTGCCTCCTCTGACGCCCGAGCAGCAGGAGGCCCTCCAGAAG GCCAAGAAGTACGCCATGGAGCAGAGCATCAAGAGCGTGCTGGTGAAGCAGACCATCGcgcaccagcagcagcagcttaCCAACCTGCAG ATGGCAGCTCAGCGGCAACGGGCACTGGCCATCATGTGCCGGGTCTACGTGGGTTCCATCTACTATGAGCTTGGGGAGGACACCATTCGCCAGGCTTTTGCTCCCTTTGGACCCATCAAGAGCATTGACATGTCCTGGGACTCTGTCACCATGAAGCACAAG GGCTTTGCCTTTGTGGAGTATGAGGTCCCAGAAGCCGCACAGCTCGCCTTGGAGCAGATGAACTCGGTGATGCTAGGAGGCAGGAACATTAAG gtGGGCAGACCCAGCAACATAGGGCAGGCCCAGCCTATCATAGACCAGCTGGCTGAGGAGGCACGAGCTTTCAACCGCATCTATGTGGCTTCTGTGCACCAGGACCTTTCAGATGATGACATCAAGAGTGTATTTGAGGCCTTCGGCAAGATCAAATCTTGCACGCTCGCCCGGGACCCTACAACTGGCAAGCACAAAGGTTACGGTTTCATTG AGTACGAAAAGGCTCAGTCGTCCCAGGATGCCGTGTCTTCCATGAACCTGTTTGACCTGGGTGGCCAGTACTTGCGAGTGGGCAAGGCTGTCACCCCCCCAATGCCCCTGCTTACACCTGCCACACCTGGAGGCCTCCCACCTGCTGCTGCTGTGGCTGCAGCTGCAGCCACAGCCAAGATCACAGCTCAG GAAGCAGTGGCTGGAGCAGCGGTGCTGGGTACCCTGGCCACGCCTGGACTGGTATCCCCTGCACTGACTCTGGCCCAGCCTCTGGGGGCTTTGCCCCAGGCTGTCATGGCTGCCCAGGCCCCAGGAGTCATCACAG GTGTGACCCCAGCCCGGCCTCCCATTCCGGTCACCATCCCCTCTGTGGGAGTGGTAAACCCCATCCTGGCCAGCCCTCCAACGCTGGGTCTCCTGGAGCccaagaaggagaaggaggaggaggagctgttTCCCGAGTCAGAGCGGCCAGAGATGCTGAGTGAGCAGGAGCACATGAGCATCTCGGGCAGCAGCGCCCGCCACATGGTGATGCAGAAGCTGCTCCGCAAACAGGAG tcCACAGTGATGGTTCTGCGTAACATGGTGGACCCCAAGGACATCGACGATGACCTGGAGGGGGAGGTGACCGAGGAGTGTGGCAAGTTTGGTGCTGTCAACCGCGTCATCATCTACCAGGAGAAGCAGGGCGAGGAGGAGGATGCGGAGATCATTGTCAAGATTTTTGTGGAGTTTTCCATAGCCTCCGAGACTCACAAGGCTATCCAGGCCCTCAACGGGCGCTGGTTTGCTGGCCGCAAGGTGGTGGCTGAAGTGTACGACCAGGAGCGTTTTGATAACAGTGACCTTTCTGCGTGA
- the PUF60 gene encoding poly(U)-binding-splicing factor PUF60 isoform X8, whose protein sequence is MENGQSTAAKLGLPPLTPEQQEALQKAKKYAMEQSIKSVLVKQTIAHQQQQLTNLQMAAVTMGFGDPLSPLQSMAAQRQRALAIMCRVYVGSIYYELGEDTIRQAFAPFGPIKSIDMSWDSVTMKHKGFAFVEYEVPEAAQLALEQMNSVMLGGRNIKVGRPSNIGQAQPIIDQLAEEARAFNRIYVASVHQDLSDDDIKSVFEAFGKIKSCTLARDPTTGKHKGYGFIEYEKAQSSQDAVSSMNLFDLGGQYLRVGKAVTPPMPLLTPATPGGLPPAAAVAAAAATAKITAQEAVAGAAVLGTLATPGLVSPALTLAQPLGALPQAVMAAQAPGVITGVTPARPPIPVTIPSVGVVNPILASPPTLGLLEPKKEKEEEELFPESERPEMLSEQEHMSISGSSARHMVMQKLLRKQESTVMVLRNMVDPKDIDDDLEGEVTEECGKFGAVNRVIIYQEKQGEEEDAEIIVKIFVEFSIASETHKAIQALNGRWFAGRKVVAEVYDQERFDNSDLSA, encoded by the exons ATGGAGAACGGGCAGAGCACAGCCGCGAAGCTGGGACTGCCTCCTCTGACGCCCGAGCAGCAGGAGGCCCTCCAGAAG GCCAAGAAGTACGCCATGGAGCAGAGCATCAAGAGCGTGCTGGTGAAGCAGACCATCGcgcaccagcagcagcagcttaCCAACCTGCAG ATGGCAGCAGTGACAATGGGCTTTGGAGATCCTCTCTCACCTTTGCAATCG ATGGCAGCTCAGCGGCAACGGGCACTGGCCATCATGTGCCGGGTCTACGTGGGTTCCATCTACTATGAGCTTGGGGAGGACACCATTCGCCAGGCTTTTGCTCCCTTTGGACCCATCAAGAGCATTGACATGTCCTGGGACTCTGTCACCATGAAGCACAAG GGCTTTGCCTTTGTGGAGTATGAGGTCCCAGAAGCCGCACAGCTCGCCTTGGAGCAGATGAACTCGGTGATGCTAGGAGGCAGGAACATTAAG gtGGGCAGACCCAGCAACATAGGGCAGGCCCAGCCTATCATAGACCAGCTGGCTGAGGAGGCACGAGCTTTCAACCGCATCTATGTGGCTTCTGTGCACCAGGACCTTTCAGATGATGACATCAAGAGTGTATTTGAGGCCTTCGGCAAGATCAAATCTTGCACGCTCGCCCGGGACCCTACAACTGGCAAGCACAAAGGTTACGGTTTCATTG AGTACGAAAAGGCTCAGTCGTCCCAGGATGCCGTGTCTTCCATGAACCTGTTTGACCTGGGTGGCCAGTACTTGCGAGTGGGCAAGGCTGTCACCCCCCCAATGCCCCTGCTTACACCTGCCACACCTGGAGGCCTCCCACCTGCTGCTGCTGTGGCTGCAGCTGCAGCCACAGCCAAGATCACAGCTCAG GAAGCAGTGGCTGGAGCAGCGGTGCTGGGTACCCTGGCCACGCCTGGACTGGTATCCCCTGCACTGACTCTGGCCCAGCCTCTGGGGGCTTTGCCCCAGGCTGTCATGGCTGCCCAGGCCCCAGGAGTCATCACAG GTGTGACCCCAGCCCGGCCTCCCATTCCGGTCACCATCCCCTCTGTGGGAGTGGTAAACCCCATCCTGGCCAGCCCTCCAACGCTGGGTCTCCTGGAGCccaagaaggagaaggaggaggaggagctgttTCCCGAGTCAGAGCGGCCAGAGATGCTGAGTGAGCAGGAGCACATGAGCATCTCGGGCAGCAGCGCCCGCCACATGGTGATGCAGAAGCTGCTCCGCAAACAGGAG tcCACAGTGATGGTTCTGCGTAACATGGTGGACCCCAAGGACATCGACGATGACCTGGAGGGGGAGGTGACCGAGGAGTGTGGCAAGTTTGGTGCTGTCAACCGCGTCATCATCTACCAGGAGAAGCAGGGCGAGGAGGAGGATGCGGAGATCATTGTCAAGATTTTTGTGGAGTTTTCCATAGCCTCCGAGACTCACAAGGCTATCCAGGCCCTCAACGGGCGCTGGTTTGCTGGCCGCAAGGTGGTGGCTGAAGTGTACGACCAGGAGCGTTTTGATAACAGTGACCTTTCTGCGTGA